Proteins encoded together in one Kutzneria kofuensis window:
- a CDS encoding sigma-70 family RNA polymerase sigma factor, whose protein sequence is MAGLSRRARQDVADEALLRSLYREHGSAMLAYAYRLTGDRAAAEDVVQETLVRAWQHPDSLVNGRGSVRGWLLTVVRNLVTDKARARASRPREVAEPPVDVAVAHDHAEGIVNSMVVGAALRRLSAEHRDVLEQIYLLGGTASEAAQALGIPLGTVKSRCYHALRALRGSLPGVEAGLERSVS, encoded by the coding sequence ATGGCAGGGCTGAGCAGGCGCGCCCGCCAGGACGTCGCCGACGAGGCGCTGCTGCGCTCGCTGTACCGCGAGCACGGCAGCGCCATGTTGGCGTACGCGTATCGGCTGACCGGGGACCGCGCCGCGGCGGAGGACGTCGTGCAGGAGACGCTGGTGCGGGCCTGGCAGCACCCGGACAGCCTGGTCAACGGCAGGGGATCGGTCCGTGGCTGGCTGTTGACGGTGGTGCGCAATCTCGTGACGGACAAGGCTCGCGCCCGCGCCTCGCGGCCGCGGGAAGTCGCCGAGCCGCCCGTCGATGTCGCCGTTGCCCACGACCACGCCGAGGGGATCGTCAACTCGATGGTCGTCGGGGCCGCGCTGCGCCGGCTTTCCGCCGAGCACCGTGACGTGCTGGAGCAGATCTACCTGCTCGGCGGCACCGCCTCCGAGGCCGCGCAGGCGCTGGGCATTCCGCTCGGGACCGTGAAGTCCCGGTGCTACCACGCACTTCGCGCGCTGCGCGGATCACTCCCTGGGGTCGAAGCGGGATTGGAACGGTCGGTGTCATGA
- a CDS encoding COG4315 family predicted lipoprotein, with amino-acid sequence MRLPKLILSASLLVTAMITMTACGVPGTPQAADVKPAEKVVTLPSPAAVPPPTVAKTQKLVQIYSGPSDQPVAQTANTAPGSHDVELRATTSEQIGTFLTDGNGMTLYMFTNDSNNPPKSTCNGDCAKTWPALRIASPGKIFPTGVDPQLIGYVERADGTCQVTVNGQPVYYFSGDKAPGEINGQGVKGTWFAVSPTGGKTPPLPGK; translated from the coding sequence ATGCGGCTGCCCAAGCTGATCCTTTCCGCGTCCCTCCTGGTCACGGCCATGATCACGATGACGGCCTGCGGCGTACCGGGCACGCCGCAGGCGGCCGACGTCAAGCCGGCGGAGAAGGTGGTGACGCTGCCGAGCCCGGCCGCGGTCCCACCACCGACCGTGGCCAAGACGCAGAAGCTCGTCCAGATCTACAGCGGCCCCTCGGACCAGCCGGTGGCGCAGACGGCCAACACCGCGCCCGGCAGCCACGACGTCGAGTTGCGCGCGACGACGTCCGAGCAGATCGGCACGTTCCTCACCGACGGCAACGGCATGACGCTGTACATGTTCACCAACGACAGCAACAACCCACCGAAGTCGACGTGTAACGGCGACTGCGCGAAGACCTGGCCGGCGCTGCGCATCGCCTCCCCGGGCAAGATCTTCCCGACCGGCGTCGACCCGCAGCTCATCGGCTACGTGGAGCGCGCCGACGGCACCTGCCAGGTGACGGTGAACGGCCAGCCCGTGTACTACTTCTCCGGCGACAAGGCGCCGGGTGAGATCAACGGCCAGGGCGTGAAGGGCACCTGGTTCGCGGTCAGCCCGACGGGCGGCAAGACCCCGCCGCTGCCGGGCAAGTGA
- a CDS encoding DUF1996 domain-containing protein, producing MIRARKRLWQVALPVLCLALVAGGVVAYRWLSTPAGATYIDIADANPAPTPAAFTSTGSRGSWHVDCGRNQGRMYNSDNLVAQPGVVGGAHHVHDYVGNKSTNALSTEESLAAAETTCQFGDKSTYYWPVALLPSAKTQMDGMDGMSMNHSTIVVPSSVRIEYRGSAVSSVIAMPRFLRATTGNPHGASEGGVNTEHVQWTCSGARDKVTKDYPECGAGQQTIRVFDFPSCWNGTTTDSPDHRSHLVFPEAGGGCRIGTFPVPELHIEVSYTLPPGTHYAIDAFPEEHYSSITDHAMYVDVMPDSLMQTVVDCVNSGRHC from the coding sequence GTGATACGAGCGCGCAAGCGGCTCTGGCAGGTGGCGCTGCCTGTGCTGTGCCTGGCGCTGGTCGCCGGTGGTGTCGTGGCCTACCGCTGGCTCAGCACGCCGGCCGGTGCGACCTACATCGACATCGCCGACGCGAACCCGGCGCCGACGCCGGCCGCGTTCACCTCGACCGGTTCCCGCGGCAGCTGGCACGTCGACTGCGGGCGCAACCAGGGGCGGATGTACAACTCCGACAACCTGGTCGCGCAGCCCGGCGTCGTCGGCGGCGCGCATCACGTGCACGACTACGTCGGCAACAAATCGACCAACGCGCTGTCCACCGAGGAGAGCCTGGCCGCCGCCGAGACCACGTGCCAGTTCGGCGACAAGTCCACGTACTACTGGCCCGTGGCGCTGTTGCCGTCGGCGAAGACGCAGATGGACGGCATGGACGGGATGTCCATGAACCACAGCACCATCGTTGTGCCGTCCTCCGTGCGTATCGAATACCGCGGCAGTGCCGTCAGCAGTGTCATCGCGATGCCGCGATTCCTGCGCGCCACCACCGGCAATCCGCACGGCGCCAGCGAGGGCGGCGTCAACACCGAGCACGTGCAGTGGACGTGTTCCGGGGCCCGGGACAAGGTCACCAAGGACTACCCGGAGTGCGGGGCCGGGCAGCAGACCATTCGCGTGTTCGACTTCCCCAGCTGCTGGAACGGCACCACCACCGACAGCCCTGACCACCGCAGCCACCTCGTGTTCCCGGAAGCAGGCGGCGGCTGCCGGATCGGCACCTTCCCGGTGCCGGAACTGCACATCGAGGTGTCGTACACGCTGCCGCCCGGCACCCACTACGCGATCGACGCCTTCCCGGAGGAGCACTACAGCTCCATCACCGATCACGCGATGTACGTCGACGTGATGCCCGACTCGCTGATGCAGACCGTCGTCGACTGCGTCAACTCCGGACGGCACTGCTGA
- a CDS encoding alpha/beta fold hydrolase, which translates to MTHYVDHGGTGPVVVLLHSFLMDGGMFAPQVAAFGDEFRLIAIDERGHGKTPVDGPFTYWDVAHDVVDVLDELGIDRFAVVGTSQGGFVGLRLALLAPERVTALAVLGSSAAPEDPQVAEAYRGLGALWTTQGPTDQLLDMVATICVGTMDASAWRVKLRALPYDLVTLLLEALVSRDGVVDRLGEISCPTLVLHGTADAAYPVERAEEIVAAVPKAEPLVLVEGGAHFLSLTDADAVNPSLREFLTAYA; encoded by the coding sequence GTGACGCACTACGTGGACCACGGCGGCACCGGACCGGTGGTCGTCCTGCTGCACAGCTTCCTGATGGACGGCGGTATGTTCGCGCCGCAGGTCGCCGCGTTCGGCGACGAATTCCGACTGATCGCGATCGACGAACGCGGTCACGGCAAGACGCCGGTGGACGGCCCCTTCACCTACTGGGACGTGGCGCATGACGTGGTGGACGTGCTCGACGAGCTGGGCATCGACCGGTTCGCGGTGGTCGGCACCAGCCAGGGCGGCTTCGTCGGCCTGCGGCTCGCGCTACTCGCCCCCGAGCGGGTGACCGCGCTCGCCGTGCTGGGCAGCTCCGCGGCGCCCGAGGATCCACAGGTCGCCGAGGCGTACCGCGGGCTCGGCGCGCTGTGGACCACGCAGGGGCCGACCGATCAGCTGCTGGACATGGTTGCCACCATCTGCGTCGGCACGATGGATGCCTCCGCGTGGCGGGTCAAGCTGCGCGCGTTGCCGTACGACCTCGTGACCCTGTTGTTGGAAGCGCTGGTCAGCCGGGATGGTGTGGTCGACCGGTTGGGTGAGATCTCCTGCCCGACGCTGGTGCTGCACGGCACCGCGGACGCCGCCTATCCCGTCGAGCGGGCCGAGGAGATCGTTGCGGCTGTGCCCAAGGCCGAGCCGCTCGTGCTGGTCGAGGGCGGCGCGCACTTCCTCAGCCTCACCGACGCCGACGCGGTCAACCCGTCCCTACGCGAGTTTCTGACGGCCTACGCCTGA
- a CDS encoding QsdR family transcriptional regulator: protein MTRNSAEDVVRAATAAYLAGRPLDMSALAADLGLSRATLYRRIGNHDALVGMVLAEQTERTFRACADSVSAEGLDRVRAVFERFMYAVIGAEPLRAFIARDPLLFIRIVLAPGHVEQRATALFAKLLAESGVDFALPPAALAQAIVRIGDSFMYTHLLGGHEPETDNVITLVNLLLDSARAGSGRR from the coding sequence TTGACAAGGAACAGCGCCGAGGACGTGGTGCGGGCGGCGACCGCCGCCTACCTGGCCGGCCGGCCCCTGGACATGTCCGCGCTCGCCGCCGACCTCGGTCTCAGCCGCGCCACGCTGTACCGGCGCATCGGCAACCACGACGCACTGGTCGGCATGGTGCTCGCCGAGCAGACCGAACGGACCTTCCGGGCCTGCGCGGACAGCGTCTCCGCCGAGGGGCTGGACCGCGTGCGAGCCGTGTTCGAGCGCTTCATGTACGCCGTGATCGGCGCCGAGCCGTTGCGAGCGTTCATCGCCCGCGACCCGCTGCTGTTCATCCGGATCGTGCTCGCCCCGGGCCACGTCGAGCAGCGGGCGACCGCGCTGTTCGCCAAGCTGCTCGCGGAGTCCGGTGTGGACTTCGCCCTTCCGCCGGCCGCGCTGGCGCAGGCCATCGTCCGCATCGGCGACTCGTTCATGTACACCCATCTGCTCGGCGGGCACGAGCCGGAGACCGACAACGTGATCACGCTGGTCAACCTCCTGCTGGACTCGGCCCGGGCTGGGTCTGGACGGCGGTGA
- a CDS encoding glycoside hydrolase family 76 protein yields the protein MIRLLPLLLIVLALPPAPAAAATTTVCALSCDTLDPSRAQQETFPLPDKNINGRKIQLHVSVPDGMAWASIDLGTTGDSVWLDRSWDGGATWEGLLGKAGIPGTWTGTRTLMYNIYDPVGHRRGVIRACGDANAVGCTDWLYPKVCDKMCDGANTPNGDTQPVAPTTIYGRTIRLHTDVNGMAWATIENNGPGDEVWLDRSWNEGASWPDGSSLGRTTSGRTTMFATRDPRAKLYGGAVRACGREASHANGSCTAWARPAPTRAGAAADALMYSYDTYQAWWPSSWWNSAATLTALINYAQRTGTHDYDWVVGRTFDVNRGSFPAGTKSSDPIEGDFISRAIDDSAWWGLAWIAAYEYTRDSRYLTEATTIANYVNGFWDPSTCGGGVWWNRERTYKNAVTSGLYLRLTAALHVDTPGDTVWGQRALIAGNWYLNSGLINASNQVNDGLTADCRNNGQTVWTYNQGLAIGGFDELYRATGDRRWLDAATRLGNAVGQGVLAESCEPNCDDNQKQFKGILVRYLSEPGYQPYLRTQADSLWANDRDSLNHLGLRWAGGTPNAVDWRTQASALEALTAVQTQPGPSPAGG from the coding sequence GTGATCAGGCTCCTGCCGCTTCTCCTGATCGTCCTGGCGCTGCCGCCCGCCCCTGCCGCGGCGGCCACGACGACCGTCTGCGCCCTGTCCTGCGACACCCTCGACCCGTCGAGGGCACAGCAGGAGACTTTCCCCTTACCGGACAAGAACATCAACGGCCGCAAGATCCAGCTGCACGTCTCCGTGCCGGACGGCATGGCCTGGGCCAGCATCGACCTGGGCACGACCGGCGACTCCGTCTGGCTGGACCGCTCCTGGGACGGCGGCGCGACCTGGGAGGGCTTGCTGGGCAAGGCCGGCATCCCGGGCACGTGGACCGGCACGAGAACGCTGATGTACAACATCTACGACCCGGTCGGGCATCGCCGGGGCGTGATTCGGGCGTGTGGCGACGCGAACGCGGTGGGGTGCACCGATTGGCTGTACCCCAAGGTTTGCGACAAGATGTGCGACGGCGCGAACACACCGAACGGCGACACGCAGCCTGTCGCCCCCACGACGATCTATGGCCGCACGATCCGGCTGCACACCGACGTGAACGGCATGGCGTGGGCGACGATCGAGAACAACGGACCCGGCGACGAGGTCTGGCTCGACCGGAGTTGGAACGAGGGGGCGAGCTGGCCGGACGGATCGTCGCTCGGCCGCACGACCAGCGGCCGCACAACGATGTTCGCGACCCGGGACCCGAGAGCCAAGCTGTACGGCGGTGCGGTACGGGCATGTGGACGAGAAGCCAGCCATGCCAACGGAAGTTGCACAGCCTGGGCGCGGCCGGCGCCGACCAGGGCCGGGGCCGCGGCCGACGCGTTGATGTACTCCTACGACACGTACCAGGCGTGGTGGCCGAGCAGCTGGTGGAACTCGGCGGCCACGCTGACGGCGTTGATCAACTATGCCCAACGCACCGGAACCCATGACTACGACTGGGTTGTCGGACGCACGTTCGACGTGAACAGGGGGTCGTTCCCGGCCGGAACCAAGTCGAGCGACCCGATCGAGGGCGACTTCATCAGCCGTGCGATCGACGACTCGGCGTGGTGGGGCCTGGCGTGGATCGCCGCCTACGAGTACACGCGCGACTCCCGCTACCTGACCGAGGCGACCACGATTGCCAACTACGTCAACGGGTTCTGGGACCCGAGCACGTGTGGCGGCGGGGTGTGGTGGAACCGCGAGCGGACGTACAAGAACGCCGTGACGAGCGGTCTTTACCTGCGGTTGACGGCCGCGCTGCACGTCGACACTCCCGGCGACACCGTGTGGGGACAACGCGCTCTGATCGCGGGCAACTGGTACCTGAACAGCGGGCTGATCAACGCGTCGAACCAGGTCAACGACGGTCTCACCGCCGACTGCCGCAACAACGGCCAGACCGTCTGGACGTACAACCAGGGTCTGGCGATCGGTGGCTTCGACGAGCTCTACCGTGCGACCGGCGACCGGCGTTGGCTGGACGCTGCGACTCGCCTGGGCAACGCTGTCGGCCAAGGCGTTCTCGCCGAGTCGTGCGAGCCGAACTGCGACGACAACCAGAAGCAGTTCAAGGGGATTCTCGTCCGCTACCTGTCCGAGCCGGGCTACCAGCCGTACCTGCGGACACAGGCGGACTCGTTGTGGGCCAACGATCGCGACTCGCTGAACCACCTCGGCCTGCGCTGGGCCGGCGGCACGCCGAACGCCGTCGACTGGCGTACGCAGGCCAGCGCGCTGGAGGCCCTCACCGCCGTCCAGACCCAGCCCGGGCCGAGTCCAGCAGGAGGTTGA
- a CDS encoding DUF1996 domain-containing protein, protein MSRKALLLAAALVLALSPAARADDTVTHHEFQADCTITHHQPDDPIVYPNQPGASHDHTFLGNTTTNAATTLQSLLAAGTGATTCLAPDDLSAYWFPTLYNGNQPVLSTWSQVVYYKSGILDYTKVQPFPQGLRFVTGDMMATQDEFQHAPGAIEGWECGDSFHNWDFPSYCVVGSQANIRYQAPSCWDGVHLDSADHKSHMAYPDRATLTCPADHPVPVPMLEFKIAFPVSGDMSQVHLASGRGYSWHYDFFNAWDPPTLAALVKHCINGGLQCDSRGFDQYKPDRGAALGPNYRLPGR, encoded by the coding sequence GTGTCCCGCAAGGCCCTGCTCCTCGCCGCGGCACTGGTGCTCGCGCTGTCGCCGGCCGCCCGCGCCGACGACACCGTGACCCACCACGAGTTCCAGGCCGACTGCACGATCACCCATCACCAGCCGGACGACCCGATCGTCTATCCGAACCAGCCGGGGGCGTCGCACGACCACACCTTCCTCGGCAACACCACCACGAACGCGGCGACAACCCTGCAGTCGCTGCTGGCCGCCGGCACCGGCGCCACCACGTGCCTCGCTCCGGACGACCTGTCCGCGTACTGGTTCCCCACGCTGTACAACGGAAACCAGCCGGTGCTGTCCACGTGGTCGCAGGTCGTCTACTACAAGTCCGGGATTCTCGACTACACCAAGGTGCAGCCGTTCCCGCAGGGGCTCAGGTTCGTCACCGGCGACATGATGGCCACCCAGGACGAGTTCCAGCACGCTCCCGGCGCGATCGAGGGCTGGGAGTGCGGCGACAGCTTCCACAACTGGGACTTCCCGTCCTACTGCGTCGTGGGCAGCCAGGCCAACATCCGTTACCAGGCCCCGAGTTGCTGGGACGGCGTGCACCTGGACTCGGCGGACCACAAGAGCCACATGGCGTATCCGGACCGGGCCACGCTGACCTGCCCGGCCGACCACCCGGTGCCGGTGCCCATGCTGGAGTTCAAGATCGCGTTCCCGGTGAGCGGCGACATGTCGCAGGTGCACCTGGCCAGCGGCCGCGGCTACTCCTGGCACTACGACTTCTTCAACGCCTGGGACCCGCCGACGCTGGCCGCCCTGGTCAAGCACTGCATCAACGGCGGCCTGCAGTGCGACTCGCGCGGCTTCGACCAGTACAAGCCGGATCGGGGCGCGGCACTCGGCCCCAACTACCGCCTCCCCGGCCGCTAG
- a CDS encoding discoidin domain-containing protein yields MKALSCALLLVLGLCAPVLDPPPAHAAGTLLSQGKPALASSSEGGGTPASAAVDGDPNTRWSSEWSDPQWLRVDLGSTQAISQVVLQWEAAYATSFEIQVSDDGTTNWHPIYSTTTGTGGRQTLSVSGTGRYVRMYGTKRANGYGYSLWEFQVYGGGSQPGGGDWTPVWTDNFPGAAGSQPSAANWIVDTGPNPSSGEVETNTAANVALDGNGHVNLTALNTGGNWTSGRIESQRTDFAAPAGGQLMITASIKQPNVPNALGYWPAFRTYGSAYRGNTGAWPAVGETDIMEGVNGRAQSSETLHCGTVPGGNCNEYNGVTSGLGTCGDCQTAYHTYAEVIDRTLSDEQIRFTIDGQQVWQVRESQVGISTWQAAVDHGFFLVFDLAIGGGYPNTVCGCTSPSPQTSSGGVLSIGSVGVYQSTGPVPPTLTAPPVPAGGSVVKVTGGQGNWGLSVNGSPYYIKGVTFGPQSATADAHMQDLKELGVNTVRTWGTDASSQPLLDRAAANGIKVINGFWLNQGTDFVNDTAYEDSTLNSIVQQVNAYKNHPGVLMWDVGNEVLLTLQNTYSGAQLEAERNAYARYVERVAQAIHAADPNHPVTSTDAWTGAWPYYKANTPSLDLYAVNSYGAVCNVKQDWINGGYTKPYIVTESGEAGEWEVPNDANGVPTEPTDQQKVTGYATAWNCVHGHTGVSLGATLFNYGNENDFGGIWFNLEPGGWKFPTYYQVAQLYGGSPATPAGPVITDMSVPQTVSAGKQFNVSVNVTGSVRYNLMYTSKYVDNNTTLRYAAFTQTGANSFSVTAPNQLGVWKVYVYAYDGHGNVAVETKSINVTVPPVNGTNVARGKPTTASSYQSTGNGAPFPPGNAVDGNIGTRWATDWSDPQWIQVDLGQNTAIHHIQLVWESAYGKAYTIQVSPDGNSNWTTIHSTTAGAGGVEDFDVSGSGRFVRLTGTQRGTPYGYSLFEFGIYQ; encoded by the coding sequence ATGAAGGCTCTCTCCTGTGCGCTGCTGCTCGTGCTCGGCCTGTGCGCACCGGTGCTCGACCCGCCCCCCGCCCATGCCGCCGGAACCCTGCTCTCCCAGGGGAAACCGGCGCTCGCGTCGTCCTCCGAGGGCGGCGGGACGCCGGCGTCCGCTGCGGTCGACGGCGATCCGAACACCCGCTGGTCGAGCGAGTGGAGCGACCCGCAGTGGCTCCGCGTCGACCTCGGCTCGACCCAGGCGATCAGCCAGGTCGTCCTGCAGTGGGAGGCCGCGTACGCGACCAGCTTCGAGATCCAGGTGTCCGACGACGGCACCACGAACTGGCATCCGATCTACTCGACCACGACCGGCACCGGTGGTCGGCAAACGCTCTCCGTCTCCGGCACCGGCCGGTACGTCCGCATGTACGGGACCAAGCGCGCCAACGGCTACGGCTACTCGCTGTGGGAGTTCCAGGTCTACGGCGGCGGCTCGCAGCCTGGCGGCGGTGATTGGACCCCGGTCTGGACCGACAACTTCCCCGGCGCCGCGGGCAGCCAGCCCAGCGCGGCGAACTGGATCGTCGACACCGGCCCGAACCCGTCCAGCGGCGAGGTCGAGACGAACACCGCCGCGAACGTCGCCCTCGACGGCAACGGGCACGTCAACCTGACAGCGTTGAACACCGGCGGCAACTGGACGTCCGGTCGCATCGAGTCGCAGCGCACCGACTTCGCCGCCCCGGCCGGCGGGCAGCTGATGATCACGGCCTCCATCAAGCAGCCCAACGTGCCCAACGCGCTCGGCTACTGGCCGGCCTTCCGCACCTACGGCTCCGCCTACCGCGGCAACACCGGGGCGTGGCCGGCGGTCGGCGAGACCGACATCATGGAGGGCGTCAACGGCCGCGCGCAGTCGTCGGAAACCCTGCACTGCGGCACGGTGCCGGGCGGAAACTGCAACGAGTACAACGGTGTCACCAGTGGCCTTGGCACCTGCGGCGACTGCCAGACCGCCTACCACACGTACGCCGAGGTGATCGACCGGACGCTGAGCGACGAGCAGATCCGGTTCACCATCGACGGCCAACAGGTCTGGCAGGTAAGGGAAAGCCAGGTCGGCATCAGCACCTGGCAGGCCGCCGTGGACCACGGCTTCTTCCTCGTGTTCGACCTCGCGATCGGCGGCGGCTACCCGAACACGGTCTGCGGCTGCACGTCGCCGAGCCCGCAGACGTCGTCCGGCGGCGTGCTCAGCATCGGCTCCGTCGGCGTCTACCAGAGCACCGGACCGGTGCCGCCGACCCTGACGGCGCCGCCAGTGCCGGCCGGCGGGAGCGTGGTGAAGGTGACCGGTGGGCAGGGCAACTGGGGGCTGTCGGTGAACGGATCTCCGTACTACATCAAGGGAGTGACGTTCGGGCCGCAGAGCGCGACCGCCGACGCGCACATGCAGGACCTGAAGGAACTCGGCGTGAACACGGTCCGGACCTGGGGCACCGATGCCTCGAGTCAGCCGCTGCTGGACCGCGCCGCCGCCAACGGGATCAAGGTGATCAACGGGTTCTGGCTCAACCAGGGCACCGACTTCGTCAACGACACCGCGTACGAGGACAGCACGCTCAACTCGATCGTGCAGCAGGTCAACGCGTACAAGAACCATCCGGGCGTGCTGATGTGGGACGTCGGCAACGAGGTCCTGCTGACGTTGCAGAACACCTACTCCGGCGCGCAGCTGGAGGCGGAGCGCAACGCCTACGCGAGGTACGTGGAGCGGGTCGCCCAGGCCATTCACGCCGCCGACCCGAACCACCCGGTGACCTCGACCGACGCGTGGACCGGCGCCTGGCCGTACTACAAGGCGAACACGCCGTCGCTGGACCTGTACGCGGTCAACTCCTACGGCGCCGTCTGCAACGTCAAGCAGGACTGGATCAACGGTGGCTACACCAAGCCGTACATCGTCACCGAGTCCGGCGAGGCGGGCGAGTGGGAGGTTCCCAACGACGCCAACGGTGTGCCGACCGAGCCGACCGATCAGCAGAAGGTGACCGGCTACGCGACCGCATGGAACTGCGTCCACGGCCACACCGGCGTGTCCCTCGGGGCCACGTTGTTCAACTACGGCAACGAGAACGACTTCGGCGGCATCTGGTTCAACCTTGAGCCGGGCGGCTGGAAGTTCCCGACCTACTACCAGGTCGCGCAGCTGTACGGCGGCTCGCCGGCCACCCCGGCCGGCCCGGTGATCACGGACATGTCCGTGCCGCAGACGGTGAGCGCCGGCAAGCAGTTCAATGTCAGCGTCAACGTGACCGGGTCCGTGCGGTACAATCTGATGTACACCAGCAAGTACGTCGACAACAACACGACCCTGCGGTACGCCGCCTTCACCCAGACCGGCGCGAACTCCTTCAGCGTCACCGCGCCGAACCAGCTCGGCGTCTGGAAGGTGTACGTGTACGCCTACGACGGGCACGGCAACGTCGCCGTCGAGACGAAGTCGATCAACGTGACGGTGCCGCCGGTCAACGGGACCAACGTGGCGCGGGGCAAGCCGACCACCGCGTCCAGTTACCAGTCAACGGGTAACGGCGCTCCGTTCCCGCCGGGCAACGCCGTCGACGGCAACATCGGCACGCGGTGGGCCACCGACTGGAGCGATCCACAGTGGATCCAGGTCGATCTCGGGCAGAACACCGCCATCCACCACATCCAACTGGTCTGGGAGTCCGCGTACGGCAAGGCATACACCATCCAGGTGTCGCCGGACGGCAACTCGAACTGGACCACGATCCACAGCACGACAGCGGGCGCTGGGGGCGTCGAGGACTTCGATGTGAGCGGTTCCGGCCGGTTCGTCCGGCTGACCGGCACCCAGCGCGGCACCCCGTACGGCTATTCGCTGTTCGAGTTCGGCATCTACCAGTAG